One Nitrospira sp. DNA window includes the following coding sequences:
- a CDS encoding Threonine synthase yields MNRWRGIIEEYRKFLSVTAQTPVITLGEGNTPLIHAARLAKKIAPGVDLYLKYEGVNPTGSFKDRGMTMAISKALEGGARAVICASTGNTSASAAAYGARAGMAVYVLIPAGKIALGKLSQAMMHQATVIQVEGNFDQALTIVKELAASYPVELVNSLNPYRIEGQKTAAMEICDELGDAPSIHVLPVGNAGNITAYWNGYREYRAANQTTRLPRMMGFQAAGAAPIVLGHVVEEPQTVATAIRIGNPASWQSALTVLQESSGAIDMVTDEEILHAYALVASEEGVFCEPASATSVAGVIKMSQAGMLKEGATVVCTLTGHGLKDADTAISISRQPKTVKATRDDVARLLHV; encoded by the coding sequence ATGAATCGCTGGCGCGGCATCATCGAAGAGTATCGAAAGTTTCTTTCCGTGACGGCCCAGACGCCCGTCATCACGCTGGGCGAGGGCAATACTCCCTTGATCCATGCGGCGCGGCTTGCGAAAAAAATCGCGCCCGGGGTGGACCTCTATCTCAAGTACGAGGGGGTGAACCCGACCGGGTCCTTCAAGGACCGGGGGATGACCATGGCGATCTCCAAGGCGCTCGAAGGGGGAGCGCGGGCGGTGATCTGTGCCTCTACAGGGAATACCTCCGCATCCGCCGCCGCCTACGGCGCCAGGGCCGGGATGGCCGTCTACGTGCTCATTCCGGCGGGAAAGATCGCCCTGGGCAAATTGTCGCAAGCCATGATGCATCAGGCCACGGTGATTCAAGTCGAAGGGAATTTCGATCAAGCCCTCACGATCGTCAAGGAACTGGCGGCTTCGTACCCCGTCGAGCTGGTGAATTCGTTGAACCCCTACCGCATCGAGGGGCAAAAGACCGCGGCCATGGAGATCTGCGATGAACTTGGGGACGCCCCGAGCATCCATGTACTTCCCGTGGGGAATGCGGGTAATATTACCGCCTATTGGAACGGGTATCGGGAGTATCGCGCGGCCAATCAAACGACGCGCTTGCCCCGCATGATGGGATTTCAGGCTGCCGGTGCAGCACCGATCGTCTTGGGCCATGTGGTGGAAGAACCTCAAACCGTTGCCACCGCCATCAGAATCGGCAATCCGGCCAGCTGGCAGTCGGCCCTCACGGTCCTGCAGGAATCGTCGGGCGCCATCGACATGGTCACCGATGAGGAGATTCTGCATGCCTATGCCTTGGTGGCCAGCGAAGAAGGGGTGTTTTGCGAACCGGCGTCGGCCACGTCGGTGGCCGGTGTCATTAAAATGAGTCAAGCCGGAATGTTGAAAGAGGGTGCCACGGTCGTCTGCACCTTGACCGGGCATGGGTTGAAGGATGCCGATACGGCGATCAGTATTTCACGTCAGCCTAAAACGGTGAAAGCCACCCGCGACGATGTGGCCCGCCTCCTTCATGTCTGA
- a CDS encoding Homoserine dehydrogenase: protein MKAEIGVGLIGFGTVGTGVVRVLTENAELIRRRVGVPIRLVRIADLDITRDRGIAIPPGILTTDIQQVLADPRVDIVIELMGGYDTAKRVILDAIHRGKHVVTANKALLAVHGEEIFAAASRQGIDLGFEASVGGGIPVIRALTEGLAANNIQSIYGIINGTSNYILSRMTSEGQRFDTVLEEAKRAGYAEADPTFDVAGIDSAHKLTIMVSLAYGTPVNFKEIYTEGITGLTPLDIAYAKEFGFTIKLLAIAKYFDGEIEARVHPTMVPSASQIAKVDGVYNAIQLVGDAVEDVMLHGRGAGSMPTGSAVVGDVVSIARNLLKNAAGRVPPASFQQDQRRPLRMRPMEEITSLYYIRFMVLDRPGVLSQIAGVLGRYGISISSVLQQGRKEGQTVPVVIMTHMAKERDVQNALRDINPMSYISEPATLIRVEGRDE from the coding sequence ATGAAAGCCGAGATCGGGGTTGGATTGATCGGTTTCGGTACGGTGGGGACCGGTGTCGTCCGGGTCTTGACCGAGAATGCCGAGTTGATTCGTCGGCGGGTCGGCGTGCCGATCAGACTTGTCCGCATTGCCGATCTGGACATCACGCGCGACCGCGGTATTGCGATCCCGCCGGGGATCCTGACGACGGACATCCAGCAGGTGTTGGCGGATCCGCGTGTGGACATTGTGATCGAGCTGATGGGCGGGTATGACACTGCGAAGCGCGTGATCTTGGACGCGATCCATCGAGGCAAGCACGTGGTGACGGCCAACAAGGCACTGTTGGCGGTGCATGGCGAAGAGATTTTCGCCGCCGCATCCCGTCAAGGGATCGATCTCGGATTCGAGGCCAGCGTGGGCGGCGGCATTCCGGTGATCCGCGCCTTGACGGAGGGCTTGGCGGCGAACAATATCCAATCCATCTACGGCATCATCAACGGCACCTCCAATTACATCCTCAGCCGCATGACCAGCGAAGGGCAGCGATTCGATACGGTCTTGGAGGAGGCGAAACGAGCCGGCTATGCCGAGGCCGATCCCACCTTCGATGTCGCAGGAATCGATTCGGCGCACAAGCTGACGATCATGGTCAGTTTGGCCTACGGGACGCCCGTCAATTTCAAAGAGATCTATACGGAGGGCATCACGGGGTTGACGCCGCTCGACATCGCCTATGCGAAGGAATTCGGGTTTACGATCAAGTTGCTGGCGATCGCGAAATATTTCGACGGCGAAATCGAGGCGCGTGTCCATCCCACGATGGTGCCGTCCGCCTCACAAATCGCCAAGGTGGACGGCGTCTACAATGCGATTCAGTTGGTGGGAGATGCCGTCGAAGACGTGATGCTCCATGGCCGCGGCGCCGGCTCGATGCCGACTGGCAGCGCCGTCGTCGGCGACGTCGTCTCCATCGCGCGCAATCTCCTCAAGAATGCCGCCGGTCGTGTCCCGCCCGCCTCGTTTCAGCAGGACCAGCGGCGTCCCTTGCGGATGCGGCCGATGGAGGAAATTACGTCGCTCTACTACATCCGTTTCATGGTGCTGGACCGGCCCGGCGTGCTGTCGCAGATTGCCGGGGTATTGGGCCGTTACGGCATCAGCATTTCCTCGGTATTGCAGCAAGGACGCAAGGAAGGGCAGACCGTGCCGGTGGTCATCATGACGCACATGGCGAAAGAACGGGACGTACAGAATGCCCTCCGTGACATCAACCCCATGTCCTATATCTCCGAGCCGGCGACGCTCATCAGGGTTGAAGGGCGGGATGAATGA